The Triticum aestivum cultivar Chinese Spring chromosome 7B, IWGSC CS RefSeq v2.1, whole genome shotgun sequence genome window below encodes:
- the LOC123159981 gene encoding probable inactive purple acid phosphatase 29 isoform X2, which produces MHYADGRSTACEDVMPEQVAGCSDLNITAFLYRVIRAEDPDLVIFTVHYSRRWAAASSRRTTTTPVQIKASQSPT; this is translated from the exons ATGCACTACGCGGACGGGCGGAGCACCGCGTGCGAGGACGTGATGCCCGAGCAGGTCGCCGGCTGCTCCGACCTCAACATCACCGCCTTCCTCTACCGCGTCATCCGCGCCGAGGACCCCGACCTCGTCATCTTCACGG TTCACTACTCGAGGCGCTGGGCTGCGGCTTCATCGAGGCGGACGACAACCACTCCCGTGCAAATAAAG GCCTCTCAATCACCAACGTGA
- the LOC123159981 gene encoding uncharacterized protein isoform X1, whose protein sequence is MHYADGRSTACEDVMPEQVAGCSDLNITAFLYRVIRAEDPDLVIFTVHYSRRWAAASSRRTTTTPVQIKASIQEKNSLCNEHPFLLEYQLFWMLNHQ, encoded by the exons ATGCACTACGCGGACGGGCGGAGCACCGCGTGCGAGGACGTGATGCCCGAGCAGGTCGCCGGCTGCTCCGACCTCAACATCACCGCCTTCCTCTACCGCGTCATCCGCGCCGAGGACCCCGACCTCGTCATCTTCACGG TTCACTACTCGAGGCGCTGGGCTGCGGCTTCATCGAGGCGGACGACAACCACTCCCGTGCAAATAAAG GCGAGCATTCAGGAAAAGAACTCTTTGTGCAATGAGCATCCTTTTCTGCTGGAATATCAACTTTTTTGGATGCTCAACCATCAATAA